The DNA segment CAGCTGGTTAACGGTCTCCATTTCCCTCACTTTGACTTTTCTGCAAGatgcagagaaataatttgaaggatcctttcccccctgcctcctttttttttgggggggaagttacttttcttactatttttttttaattcttaaaggCTTAGAATATCTGCGTGTAGCCACTTCTTGGACCTGTTAACATATTACTGTTGCTAGAAATTTCAttgtgggggaggaggagggaggaacaaCTCAGATTGGAAAGATCTCAATCATGTAATAAGAACACAGAGGAAATAGCAGAAGGAAGGATACAGCAGAATACAACGGAAGTAATTTACCTTTGGTGGGCAGGAAGGTCCTGGTGGAAAACTGGGAACCGTGGTACCTTGCAGTGTCTGCTGTGAGAACCTTTCTAGGGCCTTAGATCCTATCTTCTCTGCTTGTGCCTGTTTTATAACGCTAAACGCTAGTGTTTTATAACACTCTAAAACCTAATATTTGTGATTAGATTTTCTAGGTTGCCTAGAGTCTTTAATTGAATTTAGACTCTCATGGTAGAAAATGTTAGTCATTTCCACCCCTTCCCAACTGTGCATCATCAGCAAAGGGCAAGCAGTTAGATCTAAATCCTAAGCTGATCCACTGCAAGATCAATTgacttgcatttctgtttttctgaacacATATACAACGGATATGTACTCCACTGCTGCAGTTAATCCCTCAACAAAACTCTATCACTTACTTATTCTTTTCAGTATGGGTATTTCAAGTTGCCATCTGAGGCTGGAGAGACTCGTGCTGGGGTAGGTGGGTTGTGCTGTAGGCTCTTGGTTTCCTGTACTGAGCTACACTATTGACTTCCATTATTGTCCCTTTTGGAGAAGGGAGAAGCAAACAGGATCCATTGGATTTCGGTCCACTAAAAGCTTTTCAGTTCTAAACCATCATTCCTTTATCAGAAACTAATTTACTGGAGTTAGTTTGCCTCTTAACAGCAAAGCTCTCTAGCCCTACACCTGAGGATAACAGACCATTTCAATGGTTAGAATTTCCATATATATCAGACAGAAACAACTACTACTAAGAAACTAATTTTCTTGGTAACCTGTTTAAGATGACAGCAGAAAAAGTGGTAACTGCAAAAATACTCAGTGGAGCATGGCATGAATAATTTGTATCAACAACTGTCAATCACTCCTGAGAGCTGTATAAAAATAATTCGGGACTTTTTGCACCATGTTTTTTTATACATTACAAACTTCCTGGAATCTATGAACACCCTGTCTGTGCTACATACTTGACTGCTGAACCATGTTAGTTGTTTGGAAGACTTGTTTAAGGAAACAAGCTTTGTTTCTCGGTACCCCTtccttaaagtaaaataaaaatattaaactgtttttaattattctacATTGCAGAACAATGGCCTCGCAGGAGCAGGTCTGGCCAGTCCCAATGAAGGCAATTGGAGCACAAAACCTTTTGACAATGCCTGGAGGAGTGACCAAATCAGGTTATCTTCATAAAAAAGGAGGCACCCAGCTGCAGATCTTGAAGTGTAAGTTGAATGAGGTATTAACtatattaaatgttttaaatgcttgCCTTTGGGGCCATTAACACATTTCATGTTAGCATACTACTTATTTAAAGTTCTTCCACTTACTTTGTCTGCAATAGATTACAATTTTATTGGAATATATGTATGAAAGACATGATAATATATTTATTGAAAGAATTTCCTTTAGTTTTTTTGGAACTGTAAATCTTAGATGATAAatgttgtggttgtttttcttttacttggttAAACCTCTTGTCTAGTCCTTCACaagtaaataaagaaatagatTCCCAGGATATGTATCAATTTAAAAGaatcttttctgaaagaaattagtTCTCAGTTTTTTCCCCAATTGCTTATTCTGTACTGGAAAAAATATCCCCATCTCCTATTGCTGTTGTGAAATGGAGATTTTCTCACTGCCAACATTAGGCTGTTCTTAAAACCAGTAATTTCTTCTGGAATAGAATCTATTTACGTGGAGAAAACTTCGGATTTTAAGTTTGTTTATATGCTATTCATTTGCTGTTCCCTGTTTATAACTAAACTATACTTACATAGTTAAGGACAAAGATTACTGCCTTTGATAAAGGAAGGAATGTTggcccctttaaaaaaaaaaaagaaaataaaagattttattggCAGCTTTATGTATTTGAGATGATAGAAGAGAGGGAAGTACCATCGTGGTTTTGGGATggacataaatatgtatttgtagcCTGTGGCTACCTTTCTCCCATATTGTTTTAGGTTGCATTCTCACATTAGTTTATTCCTCTGTAAAGCAGCACAGGTGGGATCAGACCTGCAATCTcttatgcttcttttgatgttaTCAGATCAACTGCCTCATTTGAGGGAAGCAAATACTACTCTTAGTCCTGAAACACTCTGAATGGACGGCTTCACCATGTGGCTGGTGATCAACAAGCTCTCACTTAACTAGTTTGTGCTCTTATATAAGGATTACTAAAACCTTAAACAATAATTCTGCCCAAGTTAACAGGTTCTTGTTAACCTTtggatttattttgcctttggatttattttgctCACTTGTTGTCTTTGTCTTTTCAGGGCCATTAAGATTTGTGATTATCCATGAGGGATGTATTTACTATTTTAAGAGCAGCACATCTGCATCTCCACAAGGTGCATTTTCTTTGAATGGTTACAACAGGTGAGTGCCAAAGAACTTACTTAACACCTGAGCTCCTTTGATGTAATTCAGGGGGCTGTGGTTTTCATTTCTAACTAAGTTAAACTCAGCTACATCTGTTGTTTGGGTTAAGTGCTGATCTCAGATTCTAAGATATGTATTCCTTTCAAATTGTATAGATGATGTTTCCTGTGCTTTGCAGATGTGTAGCCTTCATCTTTTGTAATTTAACCAGAAAAGATGATAAATTGCAATGGGCTTACTCTTGTTACTGACTTAATGAAGACTTTGCACAGGCAGATACATGTGGATTCTGTCAGAAAAACGATCTTTGTTCTCTGGTGATTTCAATGATCCTCACAAAACTACAAAGGAATATTTATGGAGTTGCTGACTCAGTAACACTAATTAGTGTCAAAATCAAATCAACTACAGGAGTGATAAATGAGAGAATGCATGTGCAAAATGTCAAGACATTTTGCTACAAGTTATAAATCttgatgtttgctttttaagttgaagacaaaaataatggCTTTCAAGTTAACCAGTACTATCAGAATTTGACTGAGTGCAGTATACGTTCAAGGCCTACTAATAGAAGTCCAACCTAACTTTAGGAAATTGCTGTTGTAATTGATGCTAAGAAAGAACTAATAAGAAAGCGAATGTAGAGTACTATCACATAATTGGTCTGCACTGCTATTCTATTGTATTTGTAAATGTTATTCTTGAACTGCATAATGTTCTCAGAGTTTTGGAATATCTGTTATTAGAATGTGAGAGCTTTCTAACTGACCACAACAATGGCCTATTTTATAGGTATGCAGTTCTAAAACCAAGTCACTCTAAGGCTTCCCTTgacttttattttgcagtttgcaTTCAATAGCCTTTATGTGTTAAGAGTGGACAGGAGATGAGGAAGTGCTGTGGTCACTAGTGACTCAAAATGTATAGTGATGCCTATTGCTAGTGTCCCTCCCAGCTGTACCATGGGTATTTCCCACATTAACATCCTTTTAAGCCTTACATTAGTAAAATAACTTAGAGTTCcttttgtggctttgttttggACTGGGCAGATGCAGAAAACTACAACCTCCATCTTAAAAGTACGATTGGGGTTCTAAAAAAGATGCAGTTtctaattctgaaatatttttgcagttgaCACGGTTCTTAATGGCAGCTTGAGGATGTTTATtagatatcttttctttttcctagaataGATTAGGCTGGAAAgaacctctaaaggtcatctagtccaacccctctgcaaagagcagggacatcttcaatgagatcatgttgctcacagccccgtccagcctgaccttgagtgtttccagggatggggcatctaccacctctgtgggcagcctgtgccagtgtttcaccaccctcactgtaaaaaaccTTCGTCCTTacatcctaaatctcccctcttttagtttaaaaccattaccccttgtcctatcacagcaggccCCCATCTGTCCCCAACTTTCTTATGagcaccctttaagtattgaaaggccaaaACAATGTTATTTTGGTTAGGTACCTAACCAAATGTCAAATGTctctaataatattttttcctacgTTTACAAACCACCTTCCCTAAATATTAAGGATTTATGGAAATACTGTATTATATAAGGAAATCGGTGAGTTTAAAAgttcaggaacaagaaagaaagcCCCAATAATGATTGTAAAAGCTTCAACTAGATTTCTCTTCAGCTTATGCTGAGTAAATCTTAGAAATGTTACTTTTAGATAACTCACAGTCTCAGATTTTAGTCTCCTTATTTGTTCCAAAGCCTTATAGCGAGCATTTACAAccaaatttttgtgtgtgtaaggAATTTCCTCATTTGAGACTCctctggggggaaaaatcaaaagaaaggtATCTAATGCAGTTTGTGAAAGAGGTTGttatgcatgttttaaaataataaagtgcaAGAAAGTTTTTATAAGGGAgaagtggaaaaattaaattaacttttaatgttagttctcatttattttcatggaCAACCTGTGTTTTGATTTCTACTCTGTGCCTTTCTAAAATAAGGATCACAGACACCCTACGTACTTCTTGCCATGGTGTGAAGCTTGTGAATTAATACAATTCATTAAAACTATTGAACAGGTGAAAACATCCATTTATAAGTTTAGCTCGTGGTTTAATAGTGCTTTTTCTACTGTCAGCGCTCTTGCATTGTCCTTTCTACCACTTTAATGTCCTTTCTGCGACTTCAGTCCCCCACATCTGGGAATTTTGATGGTGTTTTCCTGGgcttgggggttgtttttgttaaGGCAAAACTGGCCGGTAAAACTGCTTTCTATCAGAGCTTTATGACTTGCAGAGCAGAGTTAAGCTTTTTATGTATTGGTTGTTCTTCTTCTCAGGGTTATGCGGGCAGCTGAGGAGACAACATCAAGCAATGTGTTTCCTTTCAAGTTAGTTCACATTAGCAAGAAGCACAGGAcgtggtttttttcagcttcttctgaagatgaaagaaaggtaactttcttcttctttttgcaaTACAATTTTCCTTGAAGCAGAAAGCGAATCTTGGACTTCCCTAAAATCTAAACGAACTGGATGTGTAGCTGTCACTGAAATTTGTATACCTAGTTCTTTGGACTCCTCTGAAAATCACATCTGAAGTTTTAACTATTAATTTAGAGTTAGTTCAACTTGTAATTTAGGGAATGGCTGTAAGTGACCTACTAGATAGCATGTGTTTCTCCATATTGCTCAGTTTATTTTTAGCCAAGGAACAAATATTTGTATGTTAAACCTTTGATGAAGTATGAATACTCTTGAGTGAAATCTCTCGCCCATAAACATACTATGAACAAGTACCTGGCTTTAGAAATAACAGCTTGAAATTCgcaaactgaaattttaatattttaacatgtTCTTATAGCATTTTAGATAGTCAAAACACTTTGACTGGTAAGTCCTCTCGATGCATGTATCAAGTCATGAATAAATACTATTTCAATGTTTCTTGCAATGTTTCAAGGTTCCTTGCACAGATACTCTGCTCCTACAGAGGACAGACACTGTGCATCTTTGTTTAATGATTTAAAGATGGATGTGTcgaattctgtatttttattcttatttagaATTGGATGCTGTCCCTGAGGAGGGAAATTGATCACTACcatgagaagaaagaaacaataacagaattcAGGTATCAACCCTtaatttctatttgctttttatcCCTTTTGCACTAGCTCTTGGCAATAGTGCTTTACGCCCTTTGCACCTACAAGCAATTTACTGTTAAATAAAAACAGGTGCAGTAAGGTCAAAGAGTGAAAGGCCTTCCTAATACATAGTTTAAATAAtaccaagacaaaaataaatctttttactAAGAGAGCTTTAAATGTCAGCTTtgtgtaaaagaaataaacactTCAAAGTGACAGCAGCAACATACCTTGCTGTTATTTGGGAAATAGGAATagattgcttttgcttttccagccTTGCTTTCCAGTGGTACAGTCCTGCTAACAGACATGTTTACTGTCCCGAGACACATAGCACAGTGATGCAGCAGGtactctgtcttttcttttgcagtgaCTCTGGTTCTGATGCAGACAGTTTCTATGGCTCAGTAGAACGTCCCATTGATATCAAGTATTCTCATCATTCAGCAGACAATGAAGGTGACAAATTTAGACACTGCTAAATAagacttatttatttacttattaatttGCTTACTTATTTCTTCTGGATTCTGCAGGAACTATTCCTGTAGCTTAATCAAACTGATCCATTTTGCACTATAAATTCTTGTTTTTACAAGGTGTGTAGTTGTAATTTTAAATCAGAAGCAGATACTGTGTGCCATAAaccattcataaaaataaacGATAACTAAAGAAATACAGATCTTTCAAGGAGGTATCTTGACACTCTAATAAtactatttaaaatttttatgaagACTGCATGTCGAAAAGTTTGTAGATCTCgcaaaaaagataaaacttttgAGTACGTCCGTAGGTCATATTGTGGAAATACAAAGTGGTCTTTATATGATGATTGAATATTATTCAcaataatttaatataattataataatgGAATATTAGTCACATAAAAGTATGTTCTGAAAACATGTGGAGACAATGCAGTAAAACATTGTGGAGCTAGTTACCTCCTATCTAGACTGTGAAATTAATTCAGCTGTCCTGCAAAACAAGCAGTCACCCACACTGGGATGTTTTGGCTTCTGTGTTGTGGTCTGTTTAGTACGAAACAGAACTGATCATCCCTCCAGCTCAGGAAGATCTCGCGTCAGGCATAGGATGGGCCTATGTAAAATGCATAGGCTAACATTCTTCAATGACTTTCAAACTGAGTAACTTTTTAAAGTAAGGCTCTAAAAATCTCATTCTTAGCATAGCCTTTTTTATTCAAAGTTTAATACCTGTTTGTTGCTGTAGCTGTTTCACAGTAAATGGTTTGGGCtgagtgtatttattttttttaattagaagcgAGGACATTACAGGAAGCCTGTCAGATAGGCATTCACAACATATTTCAGCAACTGACTTCGTATTGAAGAGATGTGTTAGTAAAATCCTCACGGTTCAACATAGTTCCTTTACTAGGCCATTTCCCATCTGCCCTTTCAGATTTCTAACGGCGGGGTTGATTGGAGCAAGTACTCTCATTTCCTGAAAGGAAATTCCTGACTATTTTTCCTGACTAGGACAGAAAGGCAGGAGTGAGTCTTTTTAGGAAATCCGGTTCAATTgctgcaaagcagaggaaaacagactCATCAGCATTTTGTGTAGGATTGTAGTTTAGTACTTCTGTGTTTATGGGAGGGAAGGGTTGTATGCAATACAAATTATGTTAAGAGGCCTAGCATGAGTTTAAGTTAGGAAAATTAGAAGAGCTAACTGATTTTTATCAGatattcttaccttttttttttaaatccatttatcTGGGGAAATAATGCATATTGTCCTTGAGGCTCCTATCATAGTCAATTCTGAGAAATGACTGCCTAGAAGTAGCGTGTTTTTCATGTCTTGATTATTCTGCCTTAGGGTTAAAGACAACATTGAAACCACTTAAGCCATTTGTTGTGgtgcatttgttttttgttgttgttgccagAGCGAGGCAAAAGAATTAATTGTTTTGTAGATCACTaggcttgcttaagcttctgtaTTGCAAAATCATCAATGTTTCTGTGTTAGGGTTAGATTTTGGGGATTATTTTCTTCTAGCTGGTTTTGCCAGTGCTTCTATGTAGTTGTGCCTCTGCGactgatttgaatttttttcaggaaggCTATAACACTAGAAAATGTTACCGGAAAGTAAACTTTaacttgaaaaatggaaaaaatttcaTGTGCAGCGTAATTCATCTCCCACTGTTGTAAGCAACGGCTTTCTTAGTTGGCATCAAAGTTTAAGGGAAAAACTGTTCTAAATAGCAGAGGCGTGGACCAGAATTTTTAACTATGTTTTtcacctctttaaaaaaacaaacaaaaaaaaactaacaaaaactgaaaaaatatttgtttattaaaaagcAGTAAGTACTCAAGACTCTTTGTTCCAGGAGTACTTATCAGAGTCTGACACATTGATTTTTATCTGCAGATTATgaccaggaggaagaggatgaatcTTACTTACAGCCAGATACTTCTGACATAGTGAAGGATGGTatgagatttctttctttccctttgcaaaaGGCCCCATCCCTGTGAAAGGCCACCAGTGAAGGCAACATTCATGTATAATGCCAGATTATTATTTTGGCTTGGTCATATCTTAAGCATTGCAGGTGGTAAAATAACTGAAGTAATGCACAGATATCTAATCTTGAGAGGTATTTAGGGTCAAAAGTTCCTGGTAACAGCAATAACAATTTACAGAAAGTGTTACATGCCTTTAAGGGCATGTTTTCTTGCAGGCCGCCTTCCCTGAAGGGCCTGTATCTGGCCATCAGCCTGGAGGAGGGGTAATGCTTTTAATGtagtctctttttctttatttttagcaaagGGAAAACTCTTTACGAAGTTGTCATAAGCCATGCCTGAATAAAAATTGCAGGAGTTTATTACACGTAGCATTCAGAATTGTGCTGAAAGTTGAATGTTTATCCAGCATTTTGGGTACTGTCAGACCAGATGCCAATGAAACATCTTAAAtcacatagaaaataaatttgaaaagtcTTGTTTCTTGACATACTGTATTTCCCCTCAGTGTGTCatgtttttttgatgttttctttctgtagataTGGTCCTGCCCCCAGCCTACCCGCCTCCGCCAGTTCCTCACATCAGAAAAGCTGCCTACTCAGAATCAAGGGCAAATTCCTTTGCTGGCAAATCTACTGTGCCAgtaccaccaccacctcctaaaAGAAGCTTACCTGATATCAAACTAGAGGATCACTTAAATGTGAGAGAACCCCAGTTACAGTGCCGAGCTGAACCTAATCTAAAGATTCAATCCTCAAGCCGGAGACTAAGTGAACAGCTGCCTCCTGTACCCCCTTTACCTCCTTTCAAAAAGCCTGTGTGTGTCAAAGAATCTTGTTCATTGCCTCCAGAGCCCCTGCCTCTAGCTCAAGTTCTTCCTACTCCAGAAGGATGCGAGAAGCTAAAAACCTTAAACCTTTCGCTGCGAACTCCTCCTCCACTACCAAGCAGTAAACCCAAGCTATCACAGTTTACTGAAAAACCAACAGagcccaaagtgccaagagaacatGGTAAACCTGGGCTGTTTGTGCCACCAGTGCTCCCAAAACCACCTGTGCCAGGCCACCAGCCCCCTGGAATCAAGCCTAGACCAGAGAAGTCTTCATGTCCCCAGTTACAGTAAGTATGAAAATACAATGCGCTATTAAATTTTTTCCATTGTGTATTAGTTAACTTGTTGACAAACATATGTCGATATGAATCTGAGAAGTCTGTTTCTCTTCCCTGCACCATCCCTTACAGTATTGTGCTTTTTTGCCTCtgtatttattgtttaaaaattttGCAATCAGTTTACCTTCTGAAATAGTTCAGTAAGAAATAGtagataaactaaaaaaaaaaaaaaaaaaaaaaaacaaaacaaacaaacaaaaaaaaaaaccccaaccaccaaaATTTTGGGTTCACTTGTTTTCAGGTctattttaaacacttaaaagCCTTTGATTGCAGTGAACAAGAAGCCTTAATATCAGAACCTCAATGAACCGTAAAAACAGTTTTGGGCTTCTGTAGAAACaggaaatgtgtttcattttatattaatGTCAGCTTTAGTAAGGGATGTGGAACTAGTTATGGTGGTAAgtcagatgaaaatatttttgtccattgGATTGTTTAGCAGCCCTGAAGAACAAGTAATAAACTCTGTAGGActgtacaagaaagacactgataCACTGGCGTGAGTCCAGTGGAAGGCCAGCAAGATGTTTGGTCTGTAGCACAGATACGTGAGAAGAGACTGAGAGAACTGGATTCATTCAGCCTTTATAGGAAGGCTAATGAGAGATCACTGCTGTCTACAACTACTTAATGGGTAGGGTGGAGAAGGGAGAGCAACTTTGGAGGTCTGCAGTGATAAGGTAGAGGCAACAGGCAGAAGTCACAACCTGGGAGATTACAGCTAGATAGTAGGAAAAACTTTTTGCCGTGTTGGATGGTGAAACATCAAAACAGGTTGCTGTGGAGAGGCTGTGGAacctccatccttagagatactcaaaacttgGCTGGGCGTGGCTACCTGAGCTACCTGATCTAGTTGGACCTACTTTGAGCAGTAacttggactaaatgatctctagaggtcccctTGCAACCTAAATTAATCTGTTATTTGGGGGCTAAACTGAAAGTTGCTCTTCAGTTCTAGTTTTATTATCCCTTTAgtgttttgtgtatatttgttctgttttcctgagGAGATGTCCTTCAGTTTTTGATCTGTTTCTGCCAGGAGATCACCACCAGATGGACAGAGTTTTAGAAGCTTCTCATTTGAAAAACCAGCACTACCCTCCAAGCCAAACCAACCTGATGATGATTCTGATGATGACTATGAAAAAGTAAGATCAAGCAGATGAGCCGTTCtcaaggagaatttttttcttgcttatgtGTAGTTTAGGgaacttttaaaatgcatatttcaggaaaaaaatatctgaaaacacattgctgtgtgattttttttttttttttttttttaatttttttgagctTTAAGGAATGCCTTGATAAACTCTGTATTTTAATATCGGAtgtaaaggaggaagaaacataAAGTAAAGATTAAATCACCACTAATAATTTCAGATACTGATGGCTGTAGCTTATTTGCATAAAAAGTTGCTAGCATTTTGAGTTGTCATTGACTTACAtggtgatttattttcttcatattttttacaGGTTGGGCTGCCTGCTTCAGTATTTCTTAATACCTCTGAATCCTTCGAAGTTGAAAGGTAGGATGTGACTTTAAAACATTGCTTAGAAGTCCTGCAAAAACCTGCACTGAATAGTAGTCCAAAGATAATTTTGATAGGTACAGCttgtgtttaaaaacataataaaagtatttaaattCCTTTAATATGGCAATTGCTTTTTAAGGGAGTTAGTTCAGTGCTCATGCATCAATTGAAAATGCATGCTACTTGCAAAGGGATTTTGCTCCATCTGGAGAAGGTTGTTCTGCCAGGATGCTAGATGGGACAGAAAGCCAGATCTTCTGTGCTGTGTGGCTGATTCAGATGCTAGAACCGTGAAATTCTTTCAGCTATGATGTACTATGAATTATTGAAACTGAAATAGAGGTTTATCATAAGAATTTTAAGAATCTAGGCATTTTACTAACAC comes from the Chroicocephalus ridibundus chromosome 5, bChrRid1.1, whole genome shotgun sequence genome and includes:
- the SH3BP2 gene encoding SH3 domain-binding protein 2 isoform X1 gives rise to the protein MPERDHKLLMAWSSQRKQSFGETVSRKTMCRSGMVTRTMASQEQVWPVPMKAIGAQNLLTMPGGVTKSGYLHKKGGTQLQILKWPLRFVIIHEGCIYYFKSSTSASPQGAFSLNGYNRVMRAAEETTSSNVFPFKLVHISKKHRTWFFSASSEDERKNWMLSLRREIDHYHEKKETITEFSDSGSDADSFYGSVERPIDIKYSHHSADNEDYDQEEEDESYLQPDTSDIVKDDMVLPPAYPPPPVPHIRKAAYSESRANSFAGKSTVPVPPPPPKRSLPDIKLEDHLNVREPQLQCRAEPNLKIQSSSRRLSEQLPPVPPLPPFKKPVCVKESCSLPPEPLPLAQVLPTPEGCEKLKTLNLSLRTPPPLPSSKPKLSQFTEKPTEPKVPREHGKPGLFVPPVLPKPPVPGHQPPGIKPRPEKSSCPQLQRSPPDGQSFRSFSFEKPALPSKPNQPDDDSDDDYEKVGLPASVFLNTSESFEVERTFKASSPRRQPQNGLYCIRNSSTKPGKVLVVWDESAEKVRNYRIFEKDCKFYLDSDIMFLNMGSLVEYYSTHVLPSHDSLILRCPYGYSKPR
- the SH3BP2 gene encoding SH3 domain-binding protein 2 isoform X2, whose protein sequence is MPERDHKLLMAWSSQRKQSFGETVSRKTMCRSGMVTRTMASQEQVWPVPMKAIGAQNLLTMPGGVTKSGYLHKKGGTQLQILKWPLRFVIIHEGCIYYFKSSTSASPQGAFSLNGYNRVMRAAEETTSSNVFPFKLVHISKKHRTWFFSASSEDERKNWMLSLRREIDHYHEKKETITEFSDSGSDADSFYGSVERPIDIKYSHHSADNEDYDQEEEDESYLQPDTSDIVKDDMVLPPAYPPPPVPHIRKAAYSESRANSFAGKSTVPVPPPPPKRSLPDIKLEDHLNVREPQLQCRAEPNLKIQSSSRRLSEQLPPVPPLPPFKKPVCVKESCSLPPEPLPLAQVLPTPEGCEKLKTLNLSLRTPPPLPSSKPKLSQFTEKPTEPKVPREHGKPGLFVPPVLPKPPVPGHQPPGIKPRPEKSSCPQLQSPPDGQSFRSFSFEKPALPSKPNQPDDDSDDDYEKVGLPASVFLNTSESFEVERTFKASSPRRQPQNGLYCIRNSSTKPGKVLVVWDESAEKVRNYRIFEKDCKFYLDSDIMFLNMGSLVEYYSTHVLPSHDSLILRCPYGYSKPR
- the SH3BP2 gene encoding SH3 domain-binding protein 2 isoform X3 codes for the protein MIIHTLTGLPYLADEGFRTMASQEQVWPVPMKAIGAQNLLTMPGGVTKSGYLHKKGGTQLQILKWPLRFVIIHEGCIYYFKSSTSASPQGAFSLNGYNRVMRAAEETTSSNVFPFKLVHISKKHRTWFFSASSEDERKNWMLSLRREIDHYHEKKETITEFSDSGSDADSFYGSVERPIDIKYSHHSADNEDYDQEEEDESYLQPDTSDIVKDDMVLPPAYPPPPVPHIRKAAYSESRANSFAGKSTVPVPPPPPKRSLPDIKLEDHLNVREPQLQCRAEPNLKIQSSSRRLSEQLPPVPPLPPFKKPVCVKESCSLPPEPLPLAQVLPTPEGCEKLKTLNLSLRTPPPLPSSKPKLSQFTEKPTEPKVPREHGKPGLFVPPVLPKPPVPGHQPPGIKPRPEKSSCPQLQRSPPDGQSFRSFSFEKPALPSKPNQPDDDSDDDYEKVGLPASVFLNTSESFEVERTFKASSPRRQPQNGLYCIRNSSTKPGKVLVVWDESAEKVRNYRIFEKDCKFYLDSDIMFLNMGSLVEYYSTHVLPSHDSLILRCPYGYSKPR
- the SH3BP2 gene encoding SH3 domain-binding protein 2 isoform X4, producing MASQEQVWPVPMKAIGAQNLLTMPGGVTKSGYLHKKGGTQLQILKWPLRFVIIHEGCIYYFKSSTSASPQGAFSLNGYNRVMRAAEETTSSNVFPFKLVHISKKHRTWFFSASSEDERKNWMLSLRREIDHYHEKKETITEFSDSGSDADSFYGSVERPIDIKYSHHSADNEDYDQEEEDESYLQPDTSDIVKDDMVLPPAYPPPPVPHIRKAAYSESRANSFAGKSTVPVPPPPPKRSLPDIKLEDHLNVREPQLQCRAEPNLKIQSSSRRLSEQLPPVPPLPPFKKPVCVKESCSLPPEPLPLAQVLPTPEGCEKLKTLNLSLRTPPPLPSSKPKLSQFTEKPTEPKVPREHGKPGLFVPPVLPKPPVPGHQPPGIKPRPEKSSCPQLQRSPPDGQSFRSFSFEKPALPSKPNQPDDDSDDDYEKVGLPASVFLNTSESFEVERTFKASSPRRQPQNGLYCIRNSSTKPGKVLVVWDESAEKVRNYRIFEKDCKFYLDSDIMFLNMGSLVEYYSTHVLPSHDSLILRCPYGYSKPR